A single window of Coffea eugenioides isolate CCC68of chromosome 7, Ceug_1.0, whole genome shotgun sequence DNA harbors:
- the LOC113777772 gene encoding probable carboxylesterase 18: MALSDELPPPPPPKAAKISSPALPWRTRISIKIISTISTASRRRNGTVNRTLLNMLGYKCSANSTPIGGVSTFDITVDPTRKLWFRLFVPVAATTSSSVLPVIVFFHGGGFTYLSPDNRSYDAVCRRFSSSVPAIVVSVDYRLAPEYRCPAQYKDGFDCLRFLDDEQKRKGVLPENADVSRCFLAGDSAGANIAHHVAKRACESEFKTLKVIGLVAIQPFFGGEQRTESEISLASIDPLVSIARTDWMWEAFLPPEEGMNRDHEVINVSGPRAVDLSRLDFPATIVFIGGFDSLKDWQKRYYEWLKRSGKEVYLVEYPNMVHAFYVFPELKESEELIAQVKNFVHKQCSKVVES; encoded by the exons ATGGCACTTTCCGATGAACTTCCACCACCACCGCCACCGAAGGCTGCTAAAATATCATCTCCAGCACTCCCATGGCGAACTCGAATCTCAATCAAAATCATAAGCACCATATCGACCGCCTCCAGACGTCGAAACGGTACTGTCAACCGCACTCTCCTCAACATGCTCGGCTACAAATGCTCCGCCAATTCCACACCAATTGGCGGCGTCTCCACCTTCGATATCACCGTCGACCCCACTCGCAAGCTCTGGTTCCGCCTCTTCGTCCCTGTTGCTGCTACGACGTCGTCTTCGGTACTTCCTGTGATTGTTTTTTTCCATGGCGGAGGATTTACTTATCTGAGTCCTGATAATAGGTCCTACGACGCCGTCTGCCGCCGTTTCTCGAGTTCTGTGCCGGCTATTGTGGTCTCCGTGGATTACAGGCTGGCACCTGAGTACCGTTGTCCCGCTCAATACAAGGACGGATTCGACTGTCTCAGGTTTCTGGATGATGAACAGAAAAGGAAGGGTGTGTTGCCGGAGAATGCTGACGTGTCACGTTGTTTTCTCGCCGGAGATAGCGCCGGAGCTAACATAGCCCACCACGTGGCCAAGCGAGCTTGCGAGTCGGAGTTTAAAACACTCAAG GTGATAGGACTGGTGGCCATACAACCCTTTTTTGGTGGGGAACAAAGGACAGAGTCCGAGATAAGTCTAGCTAGCATTGATCCACTGGTCTCAATTGCAAGAACTGACTGGATGTGGGAGGCATTTCTGCCGCCAGAAGAAGGGATGAACCGTGACCACGAGGTGATTAATGTGAGCGGTCCAAGAGCAGTCGATCTATCAAGATTGGATTTTCCGGCCACCATAGTATTCATTGGTGGCTTTGATTCACTCAAAGATTGGCAAAAGAGGTACTATGAATGGCTGAAGAGGTCTGGTAAAGAAGTCTACTTGGTGGAGTACCCAAATATGGTTCATGCTTTCTACGTTTTTCCTGAACTTAAGGAATCAGAAGAGTTGATTGCACAAGTCAAGAACTTTGTTCACAAGCAATGCTCTAAAGTTGTTGAAAGTTGA